In Candidatus Marinimicrobia bacterium CG08_land_8_20_14_0_20_45_22, a single window of DNA contains:
- a CDS encoding endonuclease V codes for MKIVAGCDHRWDVTIPEAREIQQSLRNQVVIQPFLQPIRRIVAVDVSYSRFDKLGFAVLGEFTCVYDNVTGLYNIQDSLFLKRTGIVDLPYVPGYLSFREIPMLIPLFEQVESLPDLILVDGAGIAHPRELGLASHLGVIFNIPSIGCAKSRLIGEFQELPLEKGAIAALNVKGKQVGAVLRSKDKVRPLFISPGHLTDIRTSTEIILRFCSKYRIPEPIRQVDAMSKELRRQTLM; via the coding sequence ATGAAAATCGTTGCCGGATGCGATCATCGTTGGGATGTAACAATACCAGAAGCGCGGGAAATTCAGCAATCGCTGAGAAATCAGGTTGTAATCCAGCCGTTTTTACAACCGATTCGGCGAATTGTAGCGGTCGATGTTTCTTATTCCCGATTTGACAAACTCGGTTTTGCGGTTTTGGGTGAATTTACCTGCGTCTATGACAACGTAACCGGTTTATACAATATCCAAGACTCGCTATTTCTCAAAAGAACCGGAATAGTTGATCTTCCGTATGTTCCCGGCTATCTGAGTTTTCGGGAAATTCCGATGTTGATTCCGTTGTTTGAACAAGTCGAAAGTCTTCCGGATTTGATTTTAGTCGATGGCGCTGGAATCGCTCATCCGCGGGAATTGGGGCTGGCGTCTCATCTGGGAGTGATTTTCAATATTCCTTCGATTGGTTGTGCGAAATCTCGGCTTATCGGTGAATTTCAGGAACTGCCCCTCGAAAAAGGAGCCATTGCCGCGTTGAATGTAAAAGGGAAACAGGTCGGCGCCGTTTTGAGAAGTAAAGACAAGGTTCGTCCGTTGTTTATTTCGCCGGGTCATTTGACAGACATTCGGACATCAACGGAAATCATTCTTCGGTTCTGTTCAAAATACAGAATTCCAGAACCGATTCGACAAGTGGATGCAATGTCGAAAGAATTGCGGCGCCAAACATTGATGTGA